The following is a genomic window from Lysinibacillus sp. G4S2.
TGATACGTCGTTACGATTTCTGCGATATTCGACTGTAGCCATTGTCTTTTCTCAAAGGTATCTAATAACTCATTTGTAGCATTTGCTAGAGCATTGATTTCATCATTTGATGTAACATGAATTCTTTCTTTTTGATTGCTCTTAGAAGCTGCGATCTCTTTGATCGTTTGCGTAACCTCGGTTATTGTTTTTACGATAGAACGAGATATGCCATTTGCAATGATAATCGCAACAACTGAAACAAATACAAGTATGCCAAGCAATGTAAGTGCTAATATACCATTGCTTTTGTCCAACTTGGTTACTTTAGCTTGTGAGGTTGCAAGTACGGCTGAACGGAGTGATTCAAACTGATTCCGTATTGTTTCCATGTCTTTACGACCTATATCTATTGTATAGAGTTCCTTTAACCCTTCTATATTGTTTTCTTTTATTAATTTTATGGAAGGTTCGCCCGATGTTGTGATCCAATGCTCTATCGTTACTTTTATCTCATTTAACTGCTCTTGTTGTTCTGGTTTATTTTCTAAAAGCTGATAAAGTTCATTAAAATCCGTCTCCCAATTTTCACTAGCTATGTTATAAGGCTCTAAATAATTTGAATCACCCGTAATAACATATCCCCTTTGGCTCGATTCCATATCTAAAATGTATTTTTCAATGCGATTGGTTAGCGCATGTATTTTTGAATCATGTTTTATAATATCGTTTCTTTCTTTTTTTATAGAGGTAACTTGACTATATAAGATGATCACTGATGCGAGTAAACAAAGTATGATAACAATATAGCCTAGCGTAATTTTGGTTCGTATACCTAGCTTTAATTTATTTAGCATTTGTTCCCCTACCTTTACCTGTCATAAAAATCTACTTCTAGTATAATTGTACATCAAAAAATAGGCTCCTCACCATAACGTGTGGTTGATTTCCGTTCCAACAGGGCGCTTTGTTGCTGTCGCTTCGCTTTCGCACAGATAAAACAATTGTTGCTGTCGCTTCGCTTTCGCACAGATAAAACAATTGTTGCTGTCGCTTCGCTTTCGCACAGATAAAACAATTGTTGCTGTCGCTTCGCTTTCGCACAGATAAAACAATTGTTGCTGCCGCTTCGCTTTCGCACAGATAAAACAATTGTTGCTGTCGCTTCGCTGCAGGGTCTCATCTGTGGCGCTGCCTCATTACACTTCCTGAGAAATACGTAACAAAATGAACTTATTCAAAGTTAATAAATCTCTTATTTTCTTCATATACATTTATATTGAACTATTATGCCAAGGCATAAATGATATTAAGGAGAGATCAATAGTGGACATTTTCGTAAGACCGGGGGATTCCCTTTGGCATTTTAGTGAAGTGTTTAAAATACCTCTTCAGCTAATTATAGATTCCAACCGAAATATTAACCCTCAATTTTTAAGGGTTGGACAGCGCATTCGAATTCCCGGTTTTGTTACGGACAATTATCAAATAAAGCCAGGGGACACTTTTTGGCAAATAGCCCAAAGCAGGAATCTCCCATTAGGAGCCATTTTGCTTGTCAATCCTGGTCTTAATCCAAATCAATTACAAATTGGCCAGACAATTCGCATTCCCCAACGAATTACATGGAGGCTCGTAGATGGTAAACAAAATTATACCTACACCATCATGATGAATGATCTCAAAAAACTACTTGATGCTTATCCATTTCTACAAAGCTCTACAATCGGACATTCTGTTTTAAAACATGAAATTCCTGAGCTTCTAATCGGAAACGGAACTAAGCGTGTCCATTATAATGGCTCCTTTCATGCGAATGAATGGATTACAACTCCGATTATTTTAACCTTTTTAAATGACTACCTACTCACTCTCACCAATCAAAGCACAATTCGAGGTCTTTACACACTCCCACTGTATCAGCAAACAACCCTTTCCATAGTTCCGATGGTCAATCCTGATGGTGTTGACTTAGTGATACAAGGCCCACCTAATGACGAAGCATTAAGAGATCAGCTTATTAGTTGGAACAGCGGTAGCACCAATTTCTCTAATTGGAAGGCAAATATACATGGTGTCGATTTGAACGACCAGTTCCCTGCAAAATGGGCGCTAGAGAATGCTCGCAATCCAAAAACACCTGGACCTAGAGATTATGGTGGAGAACGACCTTTGTCCGAGCCAGAGGCCATTGCTATGGCTGATTTGACAAAAAAGCACGATTTTGCA
Proteins encoded in this region:
- a CDS encoding M14 family metallopeptidase, translated to MDIFVRPGDSLWHFSEVFKIPLQLIIDSNRNINPQFLRVGQRIRIPGFVTDNYQIKPGDTFWQIAQSRNLPLGAILLVNPGLNPNQLQIGQTIRIPQRITWRLVDGKQNYTYTIMMNDLKKLLDAYPFLQSSTIGHSVLKHEIPELLIGNGTKRVHYNGSFHANEWITTPIILTFLNDYLLTLTNQSTIRGLYTLPLYQQTTLSIVPMVNPDGVDLVIQGPPNDEALRDQLISWNSGSTNFSNWKANIHGVDLNDQFPAKWALENARNPKTPGPRDYGGERPLSEPEAIAMADLTKKHDFARVLAFHTQGRVIYWGFENLEPPESEILVNEFSRVSGYEPIKSAGSYAGYKDWFIQDWRRPGFTVELGSGTNPLPINQFDDIYEEVLGIFLAALYM